A portion of the Blautia hansenii DSM 20583 genome contains these proteins:
- a CDS encoding aminotransferase class I/II-fold pyridoxal phosphate-dependent enzyme, which yields MQEMMEMYRDLGISPQVLAFGNQIEAELKERFQEIDENAEYNQLKVLHAMQKNKVSEGCLYSSTGYGYNDLGRDTLEEVYAAAFHTEAALVRPLIACGTHALSVALAGNLRPGDELLSPVGKPYDTLEEVIGIRQSKGSLAEYGITYRQVELLEDGSFDYEGIRNAITDKTKMVEIQRSKGYLTRPTFSVSQIGELISFIKGIKPDIICMVDNCYGEFVEKIEPSDVGADLIVGSLIKNPGGGLAPIGGYIAGKKEYVDNAAYRLTCPGLGKEVGATLGVNPSFYQGFFLAPTVTAGALKGAIFAANIYERLGFSVTPNSTESRHDIIQAVTFGTPEGVIEFCKGIQAAAPVDSYVEPEPWAMPGYDSDVIMAAGAFVQGSSIELSADGPIKPPYTVYFQGGLTWYHAKLGILMSLQKLADKNLVTLPQE from the coding sequence ATGCAGGAAATGATGGAAATGTACCGTGATTTAGGCATCAGCCCACAAGTGCTTGCTTTTGGAAATCAAATAGAAGCAGAATTAAAAGAACGTTTTCAGGAGATTGATGAAAACGCAGAATACAATCAGTTAAAGGTGCTTCATGCTATGCAGAAGAATAAAGTAAGCGAAGGCTGCCTTTATTCTTCTACCGGTTACGGCTACAACGATTTAGGACGTGACACCTTAGAAGAAGTCTATGCAGCTGCTTTTCATACAGAAGCAGCCTTAGTGCGCCCTTTAATTGCTTGCGGTACGCATGCTTTATCTGTGGCGCTTGCAGGAAATTTAAGACCGGGAGATGAGTTGCTTTCTCCTGTTGGAAAGCCTTACGATACCTTAGAGGAGGTTATCGGTATTCGTCAATCCAAGGGCTCTTTGGCTGAATACGGCATTACTTATCGTCAGGTAGAGCTTTTAGAAGACGGAAGCTTTGATTATGAGGGTATTCGAAATGCCATTACAGACAAAACAAAAATGGTGGAAATTCAGCGCTCCAAAGGATATCTCACACGTCCTACTTTTTCTGTATCCCAAATCGGAGAACTGATTTCTTTTATTAAAGGAATTAAACCGGACATTATCTGTATGGTAGACAACTGCTACGGTGAATTTGTAGAAAAAATAGAGCCAAGTGATGTAGGCGCCGATTTAATCGTTGGTTCACTGATTAAAAATCCCGGCGGCGGTCTTGCGCCAATCGGCGGATACATTGCAGGAAAGAAAGAATATGTAGACAATGCAGCCTATCGTCTTACCTGTCCCGGTCTTGGAAAAGAGGTCGGCGCTACTTTAGGCGTTAATCCTTCCTTTTATCAGGGATTTTTCCTTGCCCCTACTGTTACCGCAGGTGCATTAAAGGGAGCGATTTTTGCCGCAAATATTTACGAGCGTTTAGGATTTTCGGTTACACCAAACAGTACAGAAAGCCGTCACGACATTATTCAGGCTGTTACTTTTGGTACACCGGAAGGCGTCATTGAATTTTGTAAGGGTATTCAGGCGGCTGCACCGGTAGACAGTTATGTAGAGCCGGAGCCATGGGCAATGCCGGGCTATGACAGTGACGTAATTATGGCAGCAGGCGCTTTCGTGCAGGGTTCTTCCATTGAGCTTTCTGCCGACGGACCGATTAAACCGCCTTATACCGTGTATTTCCAAGGTGGTCTTACTTGGTATCATGCAAAATTAGGTATTTTAATGTCCTTACAAAAGCTTGCGGATAAAAATCTGGTTACATTGCCACAGGAGTAA
- the miaA gene encoding tRNA (adenosine(37)-N6)-dimethylallyltransferase MiaA yields the protein MKKPLIILTGPTAVGKTKLSIALAKAVNGEIISADSMQVYKHMDIGSAKIKKEEMCGVPHYLIDVLEPDEEFHVVRFQEMAKQAMSEIYAKGKIPILAGGTGFYIQAVVKDIDFSKESEKSPVREELEKLAEEKGCTYLHERLQQIDPKSAEKIHANNVKRVIRALEYFELTGKPISAHNEEEASKESPYNVAYFVLNDIREKLYERIDARVDAMLQEGLVDEVSLLAKKGYTKDMVSMQGLGYKEILSYLDGSCTLDEAVYILKRDTRHFAKRQLTWFKREKDVIWVNKQEFAYQEDKILDYILENCKKRGVLPCRK from the coding sequence TTGAAAAAACCTTTAATTATTTTAACAGGTCCTACGGCAGTAGGAAAAACAAAGCTCTCGATTGCACTTGCAAAAGCAGTCAACGGAGAAATCATTTCCGCAGACTCCATGCAGGTATATAAACACATGGATATCGGCTCTGCCAAAATCAAAAAAGAAGAAATGTGCGGTGTTCCTCATTATCTGATTGATGTGTTGGAACCGGACGAGGAATTTCATGTAGTGCGGTTTCAGGAAATGGCAAAGCAGGCTATGTCAGAAATCTATGCAAAAGGAAAAATTCCAATTCTTGCCGGAGGCACAGGATTTTATATTCAGGCAGTGGTAAAGGATATTGATTTTTCAAAAGAGTCTGAAAAGTCACCGGTAAGAGAAGAACTGGAAAAGCTGGCAGAGGAAAAGGGCTGTACATATCTCCATGAAAGATTACAGCAGATAGACCCGAAATCAGCAGAGAAAATTCATGCAAATAATGTAAAAAGAGTCATTCGGGCGTTGGAGTATTTTGAGCTTACGGGAAAACCGATTTCTGCTCACAATGAAGAAGAGGCTTCAAAAGAGTCTCCTTACAATGTGGCATATTTTGTTCTAAATGATATCCGTGAAAAGCTGTATGAAAGAATTGATGCCCGTGTAGACGCAATGCTGCAAGAAGGGCTGGTGGATGAAGTATCCCTGCTTGCCAAGAAGGGATACACCAAAGACATGGTTTCCATGCAGGGCTTAGGATATAAAGAAATTTTGTCTTATCTGGATGGAAGCTGTACCCTTGATGAAGCTGTTTATATCTTAAAACGAGATACCCGCCACTTTGCAAAACGGCAGCTTACCTGGTTTAAACGAGAGAAAGACGTTATCTGGGTAAATAAACAGGAATTTGCTTATCAGGAGGATAAGATTTTAGATTATATATTAGAAAACTGTAAGAAAAGAGGAGTATTACCATGCAGGAAATGA
- the mutL gene encoding DNA mismatch repair endonuclease MutL, protein MRKIAVLSQNTIDKIAAGEVVERPASVVKELVENAIDAGATAITVEIKEGGISFIRVTDNGGGIPKEQVPLAFLRHATSKITQAEDLLQITSLGFRGEALSSISAVSQMEVITKAPEDFMGVRYVIEGGQEKVLEDVGAPNGTTMLVRNLFFNTPARKKFLKTAMTEAGYVSSYMEQLALSHHNISFKYMVNGQLRLHTSGNANLKDVIYGIYGRDITRELLPVQYEVSGLSVSGFIGKPSIARGNRNFENYYINGRYVKSKLLMKAIEEAYKPYMMQHKYPFVCLQYDIHGEDVDVNVHPTKMEVRFKNQSAIYNATYDLITDALAGKEIIPEVSLTPKPAVGEKQAQIKEEKIPVPEPFEKNRIAEEKPVYAPVGLRPASAEPKTESKAEPINVNEPIKPTEPEIQAKPEEQKKEAFPKEKQAVEKAEQLELFDNRLLSKEARIHHRIIGQLFDTYWLVEYDNKFYIIDQHAAHEKVLYERFLKEFAKKEILSQMISPPSLISLNLQESNLLKANLEIFREFGFEISEFGGKEYSIHAVPANIYGVSVQELFIQILDSLEQEHVSKTPDILAERIATAACKAAVKGNNRLSVKEADALIDELLSLENPYNCPHGRPTIISMTKYELEKKFKRIV, encoded by the coding sequence TTGAGAAAAATTGCAGTTTTAAGTCAGAATACAATTGATAAAATTGCTGCGGGAGAGGTGGTAGAAAGACCTGCTTCCGTAGTAAAAGAACTGGTAGAAAATGCCATTGACGCAGGGGCTACGGCAATTACGGTAGAAATCAAAGAGGGCGGTATTTCCTTTATCCGTGTTACCGACAACGGGGGCGGTATCCCAAAGGAACAAGTACCTCTGGCATTTTTACGCCACGCAACCAGCAAAATCACACAGGCAGAAGACTTGCTTCAGATTACTTCTCTGGGATTTCGAGGGGAAGCTCTATCCAGTATTTCAGCGGTATCCCAGATGGAAGTGATTACAAAAGCGCCGGAGGATTTCATGGGTGTGCGCTATGTAATTGAAGGCGGACAGGAAAAGGTTCTGGAAGATGTGGGAGCGCCAAACGGAACCACCATGCTGGTGCGAAATTTATTTTTTAATACTCCTGCCAGAAAGAAATTTTTAAAAACAGCGATGACAGAAGCAGGGTATGTGAGCAGCTATATGGAACAGCTTGCCTTATCTCATCACAATATTTCTTTTAAATACATGGTAAACGGACAGCTTCGTCTGCACACCTCAGGAAATGCTAATTTAAAGGATGTAATTTACGGTATTTACGGACGGGATATTACAAGAGAGCTTCTTCCTGTACAATATGAAGTTTCCGGTCTTTCTGTCAGCGGTTTTATCGGAAAACCTTCCATTGCCAGAGGAAACCGCAACTTTGAAAATTATTACATCAATGGCAGATATGTGAAAAGCAAGCTTTTGATGAAAGCCATTGAAGAAGCTTACAAGCCTTACATGATGCAGCATAAATATCCCTTTGTCTGTTTACAATATGATATTCACGGGGAAGATGTAGATGTCAATGTGCATCCTACCAAAATGGAGGTTCGTTTTAAAAACCAGAGTGCGATTTATAATGCTACCTATGATTTAATTACAGATGCTTTAGCAGGGAAAGAAATCATCCCTGAGGTTTCTCTTACGCCAAAGCCGGCCGTTGGAGAAAAGCAAGCTCAAATCAAAGAAGAAAAAATACCGGTTCCCGAACCTTTTGAAAAGAACAGAATTGCAGAAGAAAAACCTGTATATGCTCCCGTAGGGCTTCGCCCGGCAAGCGCTGAGCCAAAAACAGAAAGTAAAGCAGAACCTATAAACGTAAACGAGCCTATAAAACCAACAGAGCCCGAAATACAGGCAAAACCGGAAGAACAGAAGAAAGAAGCTTTCCCAAAAGAAAAGCAGGCAGTAGAAAAAGCAGAACAGCTGGAGCTTTTTGACAACCGGCTTTTATCAAAAGAAGCCCGTATTCATCATCGGATTATCGGACAACTTTTCGATACTTACTGGCTGGTGGAATATGACAATAAATTCTATATTATTGACCAGCATGCCGCTCATGAAAAGGTATTATATGAACGCTTTTTAAAAGAATTTGCCAAGAAAGAAATTCTTTCTCAAATGATATCGCCGCCGTCCTTGATTTCTTTGAATTTACAGGAAAGTAACCTTTTAAAGGCAAATCTGGAAATTTTCCGAGAGTTTGGATTTGAAATCTCAGAATTTGGCGGCAAGGAATATAGTATTCATGCAGTTCCTGCAAATATCTACGGTGTTTCTGTACAGGAGCTCTTTATACAGATTTTAGACAGTTTAGAGCAGGAACACGTTTCCAAAACGCCGGATATCCTTGCCGAGCGTATTGCAACAGCCGCTTGTAAGGCTGCGGTAAAGGGAAACAACCGTCTTTCCGTAAAAGAGGCAGATGCTTTGATTGACGAGCTTCTCAGTCTGGAAAATCCATACAACTGTCCTCACGGAAGGCCAACCATTATCTCCATGACAAAATATGAGCTGGAGAAAAAGTTTAAACGAATTGTGTAG